The following proteins come from a genomic window of Miscanthus floridulus cultivar M001 chromosome 2, ASM1932011v1, whole genome shotgun sequence:
- the LOC136540799 gene encoding uncharacterized protein — translation MPPVTAAHATLILDHVLGDPSVPAAAAQALLAALPSPSNPTPRLRRAVLLRQLAADPVSASSLENLHLLASLPASPSAAAAHIAVAAFLAASAPDFDATARELFARPNGRVRRAVDEGGPPALTSDVVIATADQFEAAVGNSSSQTILRGLWGNRAAAEERVRDLLAAEWAAIGPSKLVTAAERIVGDGAVETWRAADEATRAKFRILAGEEKTRAILGKLEPTSSANPISTPAVEKAIDALKTSCADLHSVVEDPLPAAKAVADEVLAARMDKGVSLNAEEVGGQPTTCGAAGPSTLNDKDHGPSRGKPHNLMDRNPTARTSQWEDSPDVEGSESSLRRPHLPSPRRMPPSPLPPPENKSKRRRARKWSLLEEETLRKGVQQYGIGNWRDILNNNLDIFIGRTTVDLKDKWRNMI, via the exons ATGCCGCCGGTGACGGCGGCGCATGCGACCCTCATCCTGGACCACGTCCTGGGCGACCCCTCGGTCCCCGCCGCAGCCGCCCAAGCGCTCCTCGCCGCGCTCCCCTCTCCCTCCAACCCGACCCCGCGCCTCCGCCGCGCGGTCCTCCTCCGCCAGCTCGCCGCCGACCCGGTCTCCGCATCCTCTCTCGAAAACCTCCACCTCCTGGCCTCGCTCCCCGCCTCCCCCTCCGCAGCCGCCGCCCACATCGCCGTCGCGGCATTCCTCGCGGCCTCCGCACCCGACTTCGATGCCACCGCCAGGGAGCTCTTCGCGCGCCCCAACGGCCGCGTGCGCCGCGCGGTCGACGAGGGAGGTCCCCCAGCGCTCACCTCCGATGTTGTCATCGCCACAGCGGACCAGTTCGAGGCCGCCGTCGGGAACTCCTCCTCCCAGACCATCCTCAGGGGCCTGTGGGGCAACCGGGCCGCGGCGGAGGAGCGGGTCAGGGACCTCCTCGCCGCCGAATGGGCCGCGATTGGGCCGTCGAAGCTCGTGACGGCGGCTGAGCGGATCGTCGGGGATGGGGCCGTCGAGACATGGCGTGCCGCGGATGAGGCCACCCGTGCCAAGTTCCGCATCTTGG CTGGGGAAGAAAAAACACGTGCAATTCTCGGTAAACTTGAACCTACCTCCAGCGCAAATCCAATTTCAACACCAGCTGTTGAGAAGGCGATTGACGCGCTCAAAACAAGCTGTGCTGACCTCCACAGTGTTGTGGAGGATCCGCTTCCAGCTGCGAAGGCAGTTGCAGATGAGGTATTGGCTGCAAGGATGGATAAAGGAGTTAGCTTGAATGCTGAAGAAGTAGGAGGTCAGCCAACAACTTGTGGTGCTGCAGGCCCGAGTACTCTTAATGATAAAGACCATGGTCCAAGTAGAGGCAAACCTCATAACCTTATGGATCGGAACCCAACAGCACGGACCTCTCAG TGGGAGGATTCACCTGATGTTGAGGGGTCAGAATCATCATTACGCAGACCGCACTTGCCTAGCCCAAGGAGAATGCCACCTTCTCCTTTGCCACCTCCAGAAAACAAAAGTAAGCGTAGAAGGGCAAGGAAGTGGAGCTTGTTAGAAGAAGAAACACTGAGAAAGGGTGTTCAACA GTATGGTATAGGCAATTGGAGGGATATTTTAAATAACAATCTTGACATTTTTATCGGCAGAACAACG GTGGACTTGAAGGATAAGTGGAGGAACATGATTTAG